The nucleotide window GCCGCTGTCCCATGGCCGGCGCGGTGGCAGGCTGCGCGGCCCGACCGGCGAGGCCCTTGACGATTCGAGACAGGGGGGTTGAGTCGATGAGGCGACGGTCGTGGGTTCTCTTTCTGGTCCTCATGCTCGTGTCCGCGCTCGTCCTGTCCCTGGCCGGTTGCGCCCCCAAGGCCAAGACGCCGAACATCACCAAAATAAAGCAACGCGGGGCCCTCAAGGTCGGCGTGAAGGCCGACGTCATCGGGTTCGGCTTCAAGAACCCGGCGACTAACCTGTTCGAGGGCCTGGAGATCGACATCGCCAAGCGGATCGCCAAGGAGATGCTGGGGGACGAGAAGAAGGTCGAGTTCACCGGGGTGACGGCCAAGACGCGTCAGGGCCTCCTGGACAACGGGGAGATCGACATCGTCCTGGCCACCTTCACCATTACCGAAGAGCGCAAGAAGCTGGTCGACTTCAGCCCGGTTTACTATGTTGACGGAATCCGCCTTCTGGTCAAGAAGGACTCGGGCATCACCGGCCTCAAGGACATGGATGGGAAGACCATCGGAGTGGCCAAGGCGGCCGACACTCAGCAGCGATTAGAGGCCAAGGCCGCCCCGCTGAAGGTCAAGCCGAGGTTCCAGGCCTATGAGACCTACCCGGAGATCCTGGCCGCCCTGCAGGCCGGCCGGGTTCAGGCCTTCTCGACCGACGCCGCCATCCTCAAGTACTATGAGCAGTCCGACCAGACCACCAAGATCCTCCCCGACCGCTACAGCGACGAGGAGTACGGGGCGGCCACCAAGAAGGGCAACGACGACCTGAGGGACTTCGTGGCCAAGGTGATCGACCAGATGATCAGTTCCGGGGACATGAAGGTCCTGCAAGAGAAGTGGGGGCTGACCAACAAGTAGGGGTGAGCGAAGGCCGAATGGGCGGGGCCGAACCCGGCGGGCGGGCCGGCCCCGCCCAAGACGGGCCGGCCCCGCGCCAATGGTCGACCGCGACCACCATCCGGCGATGCCGACGGGGGTGATTGGCCGCCATG belongs to Bacillota bacterium and includes:
- a CDS encoding transporter substrate-binding domain-containing protein, which gives rise to MRRRSWVLFLVLMLVSALVLSLAGCAPKAKTPNITKIKQRGALKVGVKADVIGFGFKNPATNLFEGLEIDIAKRIAKEMLGDEKKVEFTGVTAKTRQGLLDNGEIDIVLATFTITEERKKLVDFSPVYYVDGIRLLVKKDSGITGLKDMDGKTIGVAKAADTQQRLEAKAAPLKVKPRFQAYETYPEILAALQAGRVQAFSTDAAILKYYEQSDQTTKILPDRYSDEEYGAATKKGNDDLRDFVAKVIDQMISSGDMKVLQEKWGLTNK